A stretch of Saccharothrix texasensis DNA encodes these proteins:
- a CDS encoding alpha-galactosidase, which translates to MGGVRTSASRKAGVVLAAAALLATTFTSGSEEPAMAWDNGVATTPPLGWNSYDSFNWNVTEAQVKANADYMRDNLKQHGWQYIVVDWAWYRPGSGSGAPSQDANLQPRLRTDANGLLLPDTTRFPSASGTNGFKPLADYIHAGGLKFGVHLMRGIPRQVVADNLPVPGTSCRANEIENNTTAAWLNLNWGLDMANPCAQAYLDAQFTLLASWGVDYVKVDDIAAPTYRQAEIEGYKRAIQRSGRPMVLSLSPGPTSTGNGAHVAENANMWRVVNDLWDNWSSLDALFERLHAWTPHRRPGAWPDPDMIPIGRLSQQGPVGSPRYSNLTPDEQRTLMTLWSITRSPLMWGGDLTQNRAAELALMTNAAVLAVDQHSTGNRQLFSGTHTAWTANAPSGGDKYLALFNRGSGTATVSATLADLGIGSATAVDLWSGASLGTVSGTLSRSLPAHGSGLYRLTPQTTVPVPTAETFTARHSGKVADVYNASTADGGNVVQWGANGQANQRWRVRDVGGGHHEVVNVGSGKCLDVYGGAPATGDGVRVVQWTCNSGANQRWRFEDAGDGYARLVAQHSGKCLTVADGSTADGAQLVQRTCDGSTAQHWRRQNA; encoded by the coding sequence GTGGGTGGAGTCCGGACGTCAGCCTCGCGCAAGGCGGGCGTGGTGCTCGCCGCCGCGGCCCTGCTGGCCACCACGTTCACGTCGGGATCGGAGGAGCCGGCGATGGCGTGGGACAACGGGGTCGCCACGACCCCGCCGCTGGGGTGGAACAGCTACGACTCGTTCAACTGGAACGTGACCGAGGCGCAGGTCAAGGCGAACGCCGACTACATGAGGGACAACCTCAAGCAGCACGGCTGGCAGTACATCGTCGTCGACTGGGCCTGGTACCGCCCCGGCAGCGGCTCGGGCGCGCCGAGTCAGGACGCCAACCTCCAGCCCCGGCTGCGCACCGACGCCAACGGCCTGCTCCTGCCCGACACCACCAGGTTCCCCTCCGCTTCGGGTACCAACGGCTTCAAGCCGCTGGCCGACTACATCCACGCGGGTGGCCTGAAGTTCGGCGTGCACCTGATGCGCGGCATCCCGCGCCAGGTGGTGGCCGACAACCTCCCCGTGCCGGGCACGAGCTGCCGGGCGAACGAGATCGAGAACAACACCACGGCGGCCTGGTTGAACCTCAACTGGGGCCTGGACATGGCCAACCCGTGCGCCCAAGCCTACCTGGACGCCCAGTTCACGCTGCTCGCCTCGTGGGGCGTCGACTACGTCAAGGTCGACGACATCGCCGCGCCGACCTACCGGCAGGCCGAGATCGAGGGCTACAAGCGGGCGATCCAGCGCAGCGGCCGGCCGATGGTGCTCAGCCTGTCCCCGGGCCCGACGTCGACCGGCAACGGCGCGCACGTCGCCGAGAACGCCAACATGTGGCGCGTCGTCAACGACCTGTGGGACAACTGGTCGTCGTTGGACGCCCTGTTCGAGCGGCTGCACGCGTGGACGCCGCACCGCAGGCCCGGCGCGTGGCCCGACCCGGACATGATCCCGATCGGCCGCCTGTCGCAGCAGGGACCGGTGGGTTCGCCGCGCTACTCCAACCTGACCCCCGACGAGCAGCGCACCCTGATGACCCTCTGGTCCATCACGCGCTCGCCGCTGATGTGGGGCGGGGACCTGACTCAGAACCGGGCCGCGGAACTGGCGCTGATGACCAACGCCGCCGTGCTGGCGGTCGACCAGCACAGCACCGGCAACCGGCAGCTCTTCTCGGGCACGCACACGGCGTGGACGGCGAACGCGCCGAGCGGCGGCGACAAGTACCTCGCGCTGTTCAACCGGGGCAGCGGCACGGCCACCGTGTCGGCGACGCTGGCCGACCTGGGCATCGGCTCCGCCACCGCGGTGGACCTGTGGTCGGGCGCGAGCCTGGGCACGGTGAGCGGCACGCTGTCCCGCTCGCTGCCGGCGCACGGCTCCGGCCTCTACCGGCTCACCCCGCAGACCACCGTGCCGGTGCCGACCGCGGAGACGTTCACCGCGCGGCACAGCGGCAAGGTCGCCGACGTCTACAACGCCTCGACCGCCGACGGCGGCAACGTGGTCCAGTGGGGCGCGAACGGCCAGGCCAACCAGCGCTGGCGGGTGCGCGACGTCGGCGGCGGCCACCACGAGGTCGTCAACGTGGGCAGCGGGAAGTGCCTGGACGTCTACGGCGGCGCACCGGCCACCGGTGACGGGGTCCGGGTCGTCCAGTGGACGTGCAACTCGGGCGCGAACCAGCGCTGGCGGTTCGAGGACGCGGGCGACGGCTACGCGCGACTGGTCGCCCAGCACAGCGGCAAGTGCCTGACCGTGGCCGACGGCTCGACCGCGGACGGCGCCCAGCTCGTCCAGCGGACCTGCGACGGCAGCACCGCCCAGCACTGGCGGCGGCAGAACGCGTGA
- a CDS encoding endo-1,4-beta-xylanase, which translates to MEHSTRAVIRPALARRSRTTALLLVTGLVASVLSLAAAGPAGAAGATLGAAAAEKGRYFGTAVAAGRLGDSTYSGLLQREFDMVTAENEMKIDATEPNQNQFSYGNADRIVNLARSQGKRVRGHTLAWHSQQPGWMQNMSGSALRSAMLNHVTKVATYYAGKIYAWDVVNEAFQDGSSGARRDSNLQRTGNDWIEAAFRAARTADPNAKLCYNDYNTDDWSHAKTQAVYRMVQDFKSRGVPIDCVGFQSHFNAQSPVPSNYQTTLQNFANLGVDVQITELDIEGSGSAQASNYERVVNACLAVTRCAGITVWGIRDTDSWRSYGTPLLFDGSGNKKAAYTSVLNALNAGSNPQPGVIDPSAWYVLVNRNSGKALDVYGLATNDGGRITQWTRNSGANQQWQFLDSGSGYYRVKSRHSGKVLDVPNSSTADGAAIQQWTDHSGVNQQFRAVESGGYVRLVNRNSNKAVEIQGSSTADGANVVQYGDTGGNNQQWQLVRVG; encoded by the coding sequence ATGGAACACTCGACACGAGCGGTCATTCGACCGGCGCTCGCGCGCCGGTCGAGAACAACGGCGTTGCTGCTCGTCACCGGACTGGTCGCCAGTGTGCTGTCGTTGGCGGCCGCCGGTCCGGCCGGCGCCGCGGGCGCGACCTTGGGCGCCGCGGCGGCGGAGAAGGGCCGGTACTTCGGCACCGCCGTGGCCGCGGGCAGGCTCGGCGACTCGACCTACTCCGGGCTCCTGCAGCGCGAGTTCGACATGGTCACGGCCGAGAACGAGATGAAGATCGACGCGACCGAGCCGAACCAGAACCAGTTCAGCTACGGCAACGCCGACCGGATCGTCAACCTCGCCCGGTCCCAGGGCAAGCGGGTGCGCGGCCACACCCTGGCGTGGCACTCCCAGCAGCCGGGCTGGATGCAGAACATGTCGGGCAGCGCCCTCCGGTCGGCGATGCTCAACCACGTCACCAAGGTCGCCACGTACTACGCCGGCAAGATCTACGCCTGGGACGTGGTGAACGAAGCGTTCCAGGACGGCAGCTCCGGCGCGCGGCGCGACTCCAACCTCCAGCGCACCGGCAACGACTGGATCGAAGCCGCGTTCCGCGCCGCCCGCACGGCGGACCCGAACGCCAAGCTCTGCTACAACGACTACAACACCGACGACTGGTCCCACGCCAAGACCCAGGCCGTCTACCGGATGGTCCAGGACTTCAAGTCCCGCGGCGTGCCCATCGACTGCGTCGGCTTCCAGTCGCACTTCAACGCCCAGAGCCCGGTGCCCTCCAACTACCAGACCACGTTGCAGAACTTCGCGAACCTCGGCGTCGACGTCCAGATCACCGAGCTGGACATCGAGGGCTCCGGCTCCGCGCAGGCGTCGAACTACGAGCGCGTCGTGAACGCGTGCCTGGCCGTCACCCGCTGCGCCGGCATCACCGTCTGGGGCATCCGCGACACCGACTCCTGGCGCTCCTACGGCACGCCGCTGCTGTTCGACGGCTCCGGCAACAAGAAGGCCGCCTACACCTCCGTGCTCAACGCCCTCAACGCCGGCTCCAACCCCCAGCCCGGGGTCATCGACCCGAGCGCGTGGTACGTGCTGGTGAACCGCAACAGCGGCAAGGCGTTGGACGTGTACGGCCTGGCCACCAACGACGGCGGGCGCATCACCCAGTGGACCCGCAACAGCGGCGCCAACCAGCAGTGGCAGTTCCTCGACTCCGGCAGCGGCTACTACCGCGTCAAGTCACGCCACTCCGGCAAGGTCCTCGACGTGCCGAACTCGTCGACCGCCGACGGCGCCGCGATCCAGCAGTGGACCGACCACAGCGGCGTCAACCAGCAGTTCCGCGCGGTCGAGTCGGGCGGTTACGTGCGCTTGGTCAACCGCAACAGCAACAAGGCCGTCGAGATCCAGGGCTCGTCCACGGCCGACGGCGCGAACGTCGTGCAGTACGGCGACACGGGCGGCAACAACCAGCAGTGGCAGCTCGTCCGCGTCGGCTGA
- a CDS encoding glycoside hydrolase family 27 protein → MPTRTRGRLLHLAMAAVAALGVVIAGPTAPAAQAAPGSPALTPPMGWNSWNSFGCGITEAQVRQAADAMVSSGMRDAGYQYVVVDDCWFDPQRDSSGNLRAHPTKFPSGMKALGDYIHGKGLKFGIYQAPNEKTCAQGVGTHPGSTGSKGHEVQDARSFASWGVDYLKYDWCSGSGTRDEQIARFTIMRDALRATGRPIVYSINSNSFHAPTGDKYDWGEVADLWRTTEDLLDIWQNGNTNSYPMGVGNVLDVTAPLAAQTGPGNWNDPDMLVVGRPGLSLTESRAHFALWALMASPLMAGNDIRTMSGDVSAVLRNPRLIAVNQDRLGAGGRRVRDDGNTEVFAKTLSDGSVAVGLFNRGGVTATVSTTAAQAGLSGSSFTLTDLWTGGTSTTSGTISASVPAHGVAAFRVSGGSPISATTSRLRGAGSNRCADTENGSTAAGATVLLWDCHTAANQLWTTWAGGEIRVFGDKCLDAYNQGTTNGTRVITWSCNGQDNQKWTLGSDGSIRNTRAGLCLDADQAATANGTRLILWTCNGQGNQKWSRA, encoded by the coding sequence ATGCCCACCCGTACACGTGGACGACTGCTCCACCTCGCCATGGCGGCCGTCGCGGCGCTGGGCGTGGTCATCGCGGGGCCCACCGCGCCCGCCGCCCAAGCCGCGCCGGGAAGCCCCGCGCTGACCCCGCCGATGGGGTGGAACAGCTGGAACAGCTTCGGGTGCGGCATCACCGAGGCGCAGGTCCGGCAGGCCGCGGATGCGATGGTGTCGTCGGGGATGCGCGACGCGGGGTACCAGTACGTGGTGGTCGACGACTGCTGGTTCGACCCGCAGCGCGACTCGTCGGGCAACCTGCGTGCCCATCCGACGAAGTTCCCCAGCGGGATGAAGGCGCTCGGGGACTACATCCACGGCAAGGGCCTGAAGTTCGGCATCTACCAGGCGCCCAACGAGAAGACCTGCGCCCAGGGGGTGGGCACGCATCCGGGCTCGACCGGCAGCAAGGGCCACGAGGTGCAGGACGCCCGGTCGTTCGCCTCCTGGGGCGTGGACTACCTGAAGTACGACTGGTGCTCGGGCAGCGGCACGCGGGACGAGCAGATCGCGCGGTTCACGATCATGCGCGACGCCCTGCGCGCGACCGGTCGTCCGATCGTCTACAGCATCAACTCCAACAGCTTCCACGCGCCGACGGGGGACAAGTACGACTGGGGCGAGGTCGCCGACCTGTGGCGGACCACCGAGGACCTGCTGGACATCTGGCAGAACGGCAACACCAACAGCTACCCGATGGGTGTGGGCAACGTCCTGGACGTCACCGCGCCGTTGGCGGCGCAGACCGGTCCGGGCAACTGGAACGATCCCGACATGCTCGTCGTCGGCCGTCCGGGGTTGAGCCTGACCGAGTCGCGCGCGCACTTCGCGTTGTGGGCGTTGATGGCCTCGCCGTTGATGGCGGGCAACGACATCCGCACGATGTCCGGTGACGTGAGCGCGGTGCTGCGCAACCCGCGGCTGATCGCGGTGAACCAGGACCGGCTGGGCGCGGGCGGGCGGCGGGTGCGCGACGACGGCAACACCGAGGTCTTCGCCAAGACCCTGTCCGACGGTTCGGTCGCGGTCGGTCTGTTCAACCGGGGCGGCGTGACCGCCACGGTGTCCACCACGGCCGCCCAGGCCGGCCTGTCGGGCAGCTCGTTCACCCTCACCGACCTGTGGACCGGCGGCACGTCCACCACCTCGGGCACGATCTCGGCGAGCGTGCCCGCGCACGGCGTGGCCGCGTTCCGCGTCTCCGGCGGGAGCCCGATCTCCGCCACCACCTCCCGCCTGCGGGGCGCCGGCTCCAACCGCTGCGCCGACACCGAGAACGGCTCCACCGCCGCCGGCGCGACCGTGCTGCTCTGGGACTGCCACACCGCCGCCAACCAGCTGTGGACCACCTGGGCGGGTGGCGAGATCCGGGTGTTCGGCGACAAGTGCCTCGACGCCTACAACCAGGGCACGACCAACGGCACCCGGGTGATCACGTGGTCGTGCAACGGGCAGGACAACCAGAAGTGGACCCTCGGTTCCGACGGGTCCATCCGCAACACCCGCGCCGGCCTGTGCCTGGACGCCGACCAGGCCGCCACCGCCAACGGGACCCGGCTCATCCTGTGGACCTGCAACGGCCAGGGCAACCAGAAGTGGAGCCGCGCCTGA
- a CDS encoding ricin-type beta-trefoil lectin domain protein translates to MSVGVAAAVTTAAIAAVVLAPTASAATTTLYASPSGSGTSCSATQPCSLPGAQAAVRSRTGGMSGDIVVQLADGVYRLSEPLRLTAADSGTNGYRVQWQAAPSARPVISGARAVTGWSVVDAGRNIWRATVPAGTDSRQLYVNGAIATRARTQVNRADFTFTSTGMRFSNTALNYLNSVGNQNRVEVESVNSFTDRYSPVQSISGNFLTMQQPAWNNNTFGYDTLTQPHRAGPFYLANAYEFLDTPGEWYLNPGTGALSYIPLAGQNMSTVGVELPVLQSLVDVGGTYDAPAHHISFTGITFTGTSWLGPSSNQGYADQQTGSYLAGNWNWPGDRLTSCQNGCTQFEAARPHWNQMPAAVQVSAANNITFSESQFVNLGQTAIGIGNDANAHASGVGLGASNITVTRSEIARSSAGGIVVGGVRADAHHPSDQRMVNRDITVSYNRIHDLGVEYRGNVSVLNTYVTNATVAHNEVYNMPYSGMSIGYGWGANDTGGNTNYANRGLYNYQPRYTTPTTASNNRLINNYVHDVMQQMNDGGCIYTLSWNPGASISGNHCQRTNGYFGVYFDEGSKYYSVTGNVFNNTGTWATANYWGGENMGNWTVTNNWSTNSSTNVTNGDRGNVVSGNTVVTNGNWPAGAQAVMANAGPGGGTSTGPQNAMLVGAQSGRCAEVASGSASGAQARLWDCAGGANQRWTLTAGKQLVVNGNKCLDASGAGTANGTAAIIWDCNGQTNQQWNVNANGTITGVQSGLCLDASGNGTANGTLLHLWSCHGGTNQQWGVRS, encoded by the coding sequence GGGGTGTACCGGCTCTCCGAGCCGCTGCGGCTGACCGCGGCGGACTCCGGCACCAACGGCTACCGCGTGCAGTGGCAGGCCGCGCCGTCCGCGCGTCCCGTCATCAGCGGCGCCCGGGCCGTCACCGGGTGGTCGGTCGTCGACGCCGGCCGGAACATCTGGCGGGCCACCGTCCCCGCCGGCACCGACTCGCGCCAGCTCTACGTCAACGGCGCGATCGCGACCCGGGCGCGCACGCAGGTGAACCGGGCCGACTTCACGTTCACCAGCACGGGGATGAGGTTCTCCAACACCGCGCTGAACTACCTGAACAGCGTGGGCAACCAGAACCGGGTCGAGGTGGAGAGCGTCAACTCGTTCACCGACCGGTACTCGCCCGTGCAGTCCATCAGCGGGAACTTCCTCACCATGCAGCAGCCCGCGTGGAACAACAACACCTTCGGGTACGACACGCTGACCCAGCCGCACCGGGCCGGGCCGTTCTACCTGGCCAACGCCTACGAGTTCCTGGACACGCCGGGGGAGTGGTACCTCAACCCCGGCACGGGCGCGCTGTCCTACATCCCGCTGGCCGGGCAGAACATGAGCACGGTCGGCGTGGAGCTGCCGGTGCTGCAGTCGCTGGTGGACGTCGGCGGCACCTATGACGCGCCGGCGCACCACATCTCGTTCACCGGGATCACGTTCACCGGCACCAGCTGGCTCGGACCCAGCAGCAACCAGGGGTACGCGGACCAGCAGACCGGCTCGTACCTGGCGGGCAACTGGAACTGGCCGGGCGACCGGCTGACCTCGTGCCAGAACGGCTGCACCCAGTTCGAGGCGGCGCGACCGCACTGGAACCAGATGCCCGCCGCCGTGCAGGTCTCCGCCGCCAACAACATCACCTTCAGCGAGTCGCAGTTCGTCAACCTGGGCCAGACGGCCATCGGCATCGGCAACGACGCCAACGCGCACGCCAGCGGTGTCGGGCTCGGCGCCAGCAACATCACGGTCACGCGGTCGGAGATCGCCCGCAGCTCGGCCGGCGGCATCGTGGTCGGCGGCGTGCGCGCCGACGCGCACCACCCGAGCGACCAGCGGATGGTCAACCGGGACATCACCGTGAGCTACAACCGCATCCACGACCTCGGCGTCGAGTACCGGGGCAACGTCTCGGTGCTGAACACCTACGTCACCAACGCCACCGTCGCCCACAACGAGGTCTACAACATGCCGTACTCGGGCATGTCGATCGGCTACGGCTGGGGCGCCAACGACACCGGCGGCAACACCAACTACGCCAACCGCGGCCTGTACAACTACCAGCCGCGCTACACGACGCCCACCACCGCGTCCAACAACCGGCTCATCAACAACTACGTCCACGACGTCATGCAGCAGATGAACGACGGCGGGTGCATCTACACGCTGTCGTGGAACCCGGGCGCCTCGATCAGCGGGAACCACTGCCAGCGGACCAACGGCTACTTCGGGGTCTACTTCGACGAGGGCTCGAAGTACTACTCCGTCACGGGCAACGTCTTCAACAACACCGGCACGTGGGCCACCGCCAACTACTGGGGCGGCGAGAACATGGGCAACTGGACGGTCACCAACAACTGGTCGACCAACAGCAGCACCAACGTCACCAACGGCGACCGCGGCAACGTGGTGTCCGGCAACACGGTCGTCACCAACGGCAACTGGCCGGCCGGCGCGCAGGCCGTGATGGCCAACGCCGGTCCGGGCGGCGGCACGAGCACCGGTCCGCAGAACGCGATGCTCGTGGGCGCCCAGTCGGGACGCTGCGCCGAGGTCGCGAGCGGGAGCGCCAGCGGGGCCCAGGCCCGGCTCTGGGACTGCGCCGGCGGCGCCAACCAGAGGTGGACCCTCACCGCGGGCAAGCAGTTGGTGGTCAACGGCAACAAGTGCCTGGACGCCAGCGGCGCGGGAACCGCGAACGGCACCGCGGCGATCATCTGGGACTGCAACGGGCAGACCAACCAGCAGTGGAACGTGAACGCGAACGGCACCATCACCGGGGTGCAGTCCGGGCTGTGCCTGGACGCCAGCGGCAACGGGACCGCGAACGGCACCCTGCTCCACCTCTGGTCGTGCCACGGCGGCACGAACCAGCAGTGGGGCGTGCGCAGCTGA
- a CDS encoding RICIN domain-containing protein, with protein MRQRLSRFAARAAALTTAALVTAALLPAGQAAAESNGGVRVMPLGDSITEGTQVPGGYRIGLWQRFGSGNYRVDFVGSQFNGPGSLGDHDHQGHPGWRIDQIDANVVTWLRNTTPRTVLLHIGTNDILQNYNVANAPARLSALVDRITATVPNADVFVATIIPLANSGQEAAARTFNATIPGMVQSKVNAGKRVRLVDMHAALTTADLIDGVHPTATGYDKMAATWYNALRAVPGSIGDPVASQGRQVVGTASGRCLDVPGSTTSNGTQLQLWDCHGQPNQSWTQNSAKQLVVYGTKCLDAYGRGTANGTQVVIWDCHGDTNQQWNVNANGTITNVQSGLCLDASNYGTANGTKLVLWACSGQTNQQWTLRAAA; from the coding sequence GTGCGACAACGCCTCAGCAGATTCGCCGCGCGTGCCGCGGCCCTGACCACCGCCGCGCTGGTCACCGCCGCGCTGCTGCCGGCCGGCCAGGCCGCCGCCGAGTCCAACGGCGGGGTGCGGGTCATGCCGTTGGGTGACTCGATCACCGAGGGCACGCAGGTGCCCGGTGGTTACCGGATCGGGCTGTGGCAGCGGTTCGGGTCCGGCAACTACCGGGTCGACTTCGTCGGCTCGCAGTTCAACGGCCCCGGGTCCCTCGGGGACCACGACCACCAGGGCCACCCGGGCTGGCGCATCGACCAGATCGACGCGAACGTCGTCACGTGGCTGCGCAACACCACGCCGCGCACGGTGCTGCTGCACATCGGCACCAACGACATCCTGCAGAACTACAACGTGGCCAACGCGCCCGCCCGCCTGTCGGCGCTCGTCGACCGGATCACCGCGACCGTGCCGAACGCCGACGTGTTCGTCGCGACGATCATCCCCCTGGCCAACTCCGGTCAGGAGGCCGCCGCCCGGACCTTCAACGCCACGATCCCCGGCATGGTGCAGAGCAAGGTCAACGCGGGCAAGCGCGTGCGGCTGGTGGACATGCACGCCGCGTTGACCACGGCCGACCTGATCGACGGCGTCCACCCGACCGCGACCGGCTACGACAAGATGGCCGCGACCTGGTACAACGCGCTGCGCGCCGTGCCGGGGAGCATCGGGGACCCGGTCGCCTCGCAGGGCAGGCAGGTCGTCGGCACGGCGTCGGGGCGTTGCCTCGACGTGCCGGGTTCGACGACCTCCAACGGCACGCAGCTGCAGCTGTGGGACTGCCACGGCCAGCCCAACCAGTCGTGGACGCAGAACTCGGCCAAGCAGTTGGTCGTCTACGGCACCAAGTGCCTGGACGCCTACGGCCGCGGCACCGCCAACGGCACGCAGGTGGTGATCTGGGACTGCCACGGCGACACGAACCAGCAGTGGAACGTCAACGCCAACGGCACGATCACCAACGTGCAGTCCGGCCTGTGCCTGGACGCGTCCAACTACGGCACCGCCAACGGCACCAAGCTGGTCCTGTGGGCGTGCTCCGGGCAGACCAACCAGCAGTGGACCCTGCGCGCCGCGGCCTGA
- a CDS encoding arabinofuranosidase catalytic domain-containing protein — protein sequence MQPSPVSPAGPVQRWWRSPAAVRSRVVMALALLPAAFLTWSAPVSASAAGTGPCDIYASGGTPCVAAHSTTRALYGSYAGNLYQVRRSSDNTTRDVGVLTAGGTANAAAQDSFCAGSTCVITVVYDQSGRGNDLWYQGSSVVPGSPQSRPAVATSESVAVGGSKAYSLYINPGNSYWRDGHLTGVPTGAAPEGMYMVTSGTHVNNGCCFDYGNSETTRKADAAGAMDAINFSTQCWFGGCSGTGPWVQADLEWGLFPGGSQQWNPNQRAFPNRFVTAMLKNNGTTRFALKGSDAQAGGLTTLYDGALPNGYSPMKKQGAIILGSGGDCCKPDGGANLSAGTFYEGAMVAGYPSDATESAVQANVVTAGYTTGGNPNPGGGAVRAVGAGKCLDVPNGTAGTQARIWDCQGSAGQTWTRTSSGQLAVYTGSAQMCLDAYGQGTSAGTRAVLWSCNGQANQRWNVNANGTITGAQSGLCLDVSGASTANGAQVQLWTCNGGANQQWGVS from the coding sequence ATGCAGCCTTCACCCGTTTCCCCGGCGGGGCCCGTGCAGCGGTGGTGGCGCTCGCCGGCTGCGGTGCGCTCGCGCGTCGTCATGGCGCTGGCCCTGCTGCCCGCGGCGTTCTTGACGTGGTCCGCGCCGGTGAGCGCGTCGGCGGCCGGCACGGGGCCGTGCGACATCTACGCGTCGGGCGGCACGCCCTGCGTGGCCGCGCACAGCACCACGCGGGCGCTCTACGGCTCGTACGCCGGGAACCTCTACCAGGTGAGGCGTTCCTCGGACAACACGACGAGGGACGTCGGCGTGCTGACCGCGGGCGGCACCGCGAACGCGGCGGCGCAGGACTCGTTCTGCGCGGGCTCCACCTGCGTGATCACGGTGGTCTACGACCAGTCCGGGCGGGGCAACGACCTGTGGTACCAGGGCTCGTCGGTGGTCCCGGGCTCGCCCCAGAGCAGGCCGGCGGTCGCGACGTCGGAATCGGTGGCGGTCGGCGGCAGCAAGGCGTACTCGCTCTACATCAACCCGGGCAACAGCTACTGGCGTGACGGCCACCTGACGGGCGTGCCGACCGGCGCCGCGCCGGAAGGCATGTACATGGTGACCAGCGGCACGCACGTGAACAACGGCTGCTGCTTCGACTACGGCAACAGCGAGACGACCCGGAAAGCCGACGCGGCCGGCGCGATGGACGCGATCAACTTCAGCACGCAGTGCTGGTTCGGCGGGTGCTCCGGCACGGGACCGTGGGTGCAGGCGGACCTCGAGTGGGGCCTGTTCCCCGGCGGCAGCCAGCAGTGGAACCCGAACCAGCGCGCCTTCCCCAACAGGTTCGTCACGGCCATGCTGAAGAACAACGGGACCACGCGGTTCGCGCTCAAGGGCAGCGACGCGCAGGCAGGCGGCCTGACCACGCTGTACGACGGCGCGCTGCCCAACGGGTACAGCCCGATGAAGAAGCAGGGCGCCATCATCCTGGGCAGCGGCGGCGACTGCTGCAAGCCCGACGGCGGCGCGAACCTCAGCGCGGGCACCTTCTACGAAGGGGCCATGGTCGCGGGCTACCCGTCCGACGCGACCGAGAGCGCGGTGCAGGCCAACGTCGTCACGGCCGGGTACACCACCGGCGGCAACCCGAACCCGGGCGGTGGCGCGGTGCGCGCCGTGGGCGCGGGCAAGTGCCTCGACGTGCCGAACGGGACGGCGGGCACGCAGGCCCGGATCTGGGACTGCCAGGGCAGCGCCGGCCAGACCTGGACCCGGACGTCCTCCGGCCAGCTGGCCGTGTACACCGGCTCCGCCCAGATGTGCCTCGACGCCTACGGCCAGGGGACGAGCGCGGGCACGAGGGCGGTCCTCTGGTCGTGCAACGGCCAGGCCAACCAGCGCTGGAACGTCAACGCCAACGGCACGATCACCGGCGCGCAGTCCGGCCTGTGCCTGGACGTGTCCGGCGCGTCCACGGCCAACGGCGCCCAGGTGCAGCTGTGGACCTGCAACGGCGGCGCCAACCAGCAGTGGGGCGTCAGCTGA